A portion of the Candidatus Krumholzibacteriota bacterium genome contains these proteins:
- the gcvPA gene encoding aminomethyl-transferring glycine dehydrogenase subunit GcvPA: MSYVQNTDRDRKEMLGYIGVSSFDELIEPVARELRVKGDLKLGLPMSEAEVVSHCAALARRNSPASEMASFLGAGIYDRYIPATVRYVLSRSEFYTSYTPYQAEVSQGTLQAIYEYQTMITRLTAMDAANASMYDAATSLAESLLMACAIKRTDRVLVPAALSQRIRRVLESYSAGRHITIESIPWKDDGTVDLDEAERLLSEKAAAVILAQPNYFGLLEDASAVSSLAHGKGALLIALVDPVSLALVAPPGEYEADIAVGEGQSLGIPQSFGGPLLGFMATRKEYIRKCPGRLISATVDSEGKRGYVMTLQTREQHIRREKATSNICTNEGLCALAAAVYLSTMGDDGFREVALQSAAKSHRLYEMLSGLPGVTLPFGKQFFQEFVVRFDGPASRFLSRAKKSGILGGVSLEDDFPELGKGAVLVAVTEKRSLAELELFRDIAAGKEVRV; the protein is encoded by the coding sequence ATGAGCTATGTTCAGAATACCGACCGTGACAGAAAAGAGATGCTCGGTTATATAGGGGTCTCTTCTTTCGATGAACTTATCGAGCCGGTCGCCAGAGAACTCAGGGTCAAAGGCGATCTCAAGCTGGGTCTTCCGATGAGCGAGGCTGAAGTAGTCAGCCATTGCGCCGCTCTCGCGCGCCGAAACAGTCCCGCTTCGGAGATGGCCTCCTTTCTCGGAGCGGGGATATATGACAGATATATTCCCGCGACGGTAAGATATGTCCTGTCGAGGAGCGAGTTCTACACATCGTATACTCCATACCAGGCTGAGGTCAGCCAGGGCACCCTTCAGGCGATATATGAATACCAGACGATGATAACAAGGCTGACGGCGATGGACGCGGCGAATGCCTCGATGTACGACGCCGCGACCTCCCTGGCAGAGTCACTGCTGATGGCCTGCGCGATCAAGAGGACCGACAGGGTGCTCGTTCCCGCGGCGCTTTCGCAGAGGATCCGCCGGGTACTTGAAAGCTACTCGGCAGGCCGCCATATAACGATCGAGAGTATACCATGGAAGGATGATGGTACTGTTGATCTTGATGAAGCAGAGAGGCTTCTTTCGGAAAAAGCCGCGGCGGTAATCCTCGCTCAGCCCAATTATTTCGGCCTGCTTGAAGATGCTTCAGCCGTATCGTCCCTGGCTCATGGAAAAGGTGCGTTGCTGATCGCGCTCGTCGATCCGGTATCGCTCGCCCTGGTAGCTCCTCCGGGTGAATATGAAGCCGATATAGCGGTCGGAGAAGGGCAATCACTCGGTATTCCCCAGTCGTTCGGAGGTCCCCTGCTCGGTTTTATGGCTACAAGGAAAGAATATATCCGCAAGTGTCCCGGGCGCCTGATCAGCGCGACCGTCGATTCCGAGGGAAAAAGAGGATATGTGATGACCCTTCAGACTCGCGAGCAGCATATCAGGCGTGAGAAAGCGACGTCGAATATCTGTACCAACGAGGGATTATGCGCCCTCGCCGCAGCCGTCTATCTCTCCACCATGGGGGACGACGGATTCAGGGAAGTGGCTCTTCAGAGCGCGGCAAAGAGCCACAGACTCTATGAGATGCTCTCAGGCCTCCCCGGCGTGACACTTCCGTTCGGCAAACAGTTCTTTCAGGAATTTGTCGTCCGCTTCGACGGTCCCGCATCTCGATTTCTTTCCAGGGCGAAGAAATCGGGGATACTCGGAGGCGTTTCGCTTGAAGATGATTTTCCCGAACTGGGGAAAGGGGCCGTTCTGGTCGCGGTGACTGAAAAACGTTCTCTTGCAGAGCTTGAACTTTTCCGCGACATAGCGGCAGGGAAGGAGGTCCGGGTATGA
- the gcvPB gene encoding aminomethyl-transferring glycine dehydrogenase subunit GcvPB, which produces MSRTIFERFYEGKSGSFIPRNDCPVEGLDMLLTRKTPTSLPVVGEQEVIRHYVELASKNYHIDKGMYPLGSCTMKYNPVVNEEIAGLSGFTGLHPLQDETDVQGALQLIYDLESSLCEITGMDHFSLQPVAGAHGELTGMMIARDYFRDRKEDRKTVLVPDSAHGTNPASVVICGFTPKTIPSGDDGLVDIEALEREIDDKTAVFMLTLPNTLGLFEKEIKKIIGIVHKAGALVYMDGANMNALLGIVKPGDIEIDIMHLNLHKTFSTPHGGGGPGSGPVGVRSHLGDFLPVPRVLKEGERYTFFSDMEKSVGKVHAWYGNFNVLVKAYAYIIALGATGIREVAENAIINANYLMKKISRHYDLKYPGPCMHEFVASGRNLKQYGVRTTDVAKRLLDYGIHAPTVYFPLIVEEALMIEPVETEKKETLDHFADVMEKIAGEARNNPGILHEAPVTTPVRRLDEAAAARNPELCWPLENSE; this is translated from the coding sequence ATGAGCAGAACGATCTTTGAGAGATTCTACGAAGGAAAAAGCGGTTCGTTCATTCCCCGGAACGACTGTCCGGTCGAGGGGCTCGATATGCTTCTGACGAGGAAGACGCCGACCTCGCTTCCCGTTGTCGGCGAACAGGAGGTAATAAGGCATTACGTAGAGCTTGCCTCGAAGAATTACCATATCGACAAGGGGATGTATCCCCTCGGCAGCTGTACCATGAAATACAATCCCGTCGTCAATGAAGAGATAGCCGGACTTTCAGGCTTCACGGGACTTCATCCCCTGCAGGACGAGACGGACGTGCAGGGAGCCCTGCAGCTGATCTACGATCTGGAATCATCTCTCTGCGAGATAACGGGAATGGATCATTTCAGCCTTCAGCCTGTCGCCGGGGCGCACGGCGAACTGACCGGGATGATGATAGCGCGCGACTATTTTCGCGACAGGAAGGAAGATAGAAAGACTGTTCTTGTCCCTGATTCCGCTCACGGGACGAATCCGGCGAGCGTGGTGATCTGCGGATTTACCCCGAAAACGATACCGTCGGGCGATGACGGACTGGTAGATATCGAGGCCCTCGAGCGCGAAATAGACGACAAGACGGCTGTCTTCATGTTGACTCTGCCGAATACCCTGGGTCTTTTTGAGAAAGAGATAAAAAAGATCATAGGGATCGTCCACAAGGCGGGAGCTCTCGTCTATATGGACGGGGCGAACATGAATGCTCTTCTGGGAATCGTTAAGCCGGGAGATATTGAGATCGATATAATGCATCTTAACCTCCACAAGACATTTTCCACCCCTCATGGTGGTGGAGGCCCCGGGTCTGGTCCCGTTGGCGTGAGAAGCCATCTCGGAGATTTCCTGCCGGTGCCGAGGGTGCTTAAGGAGGGGGAAAGATATACCTTTTTCTCGGATATGGAAAAAAGCGTGGGGAAAGTGCACGCGTGGTACGGCAACTTCAATGTCCTGGTCAAGGCTTACGCTTATATAATCGCTCTGGGCGCTACCGGTATAAGGGAGGTCGCAGAGAACGCGATAATCAACGCTAATTACCTGATGAAAAAAATCAGCAGGCACTACGATCTTAAATATCCGGGTCCGTGCATGCATGAATTTGTCGCATCCGGCAGGAACCTCAAGCAATACGGCGTGCGCACGACCGACGTCGCCAAGAGACTGCTTGATTACGGGATTCATGCTCCGACCGTCTATTTTCCACTGATCGTCGAAGAGGCTCTGATGATAGAACCTGTCGAGACTGAAAAAAAGGAGACTCTCGATCATTTCGCCGATGTAATGGAAAAAATAGCCGGTGAAGCGAGGAATAATCCCGGGATCCTGCACGAAGCGCCCGTTACCACTCCGGTAAGGCGTCTCGACGAGGCGGCAGCGGCAAGGAATCCCGAGCTATGCTGGCCGCTTGAAAACAGTGAATGA
- a CDS encoding lipoate--protein ligase family protein, whose protein sequence is MNRWYLLDDPPSTGAANMAVDEYLLDNRGKWGKCPVLRLYSFDPPAITVGFHQDIARVVDLEAARRGRVDVLKRITGGRALLHDGELTYSVTAPLGGVFFPAGLQETFLGISYAIVDAIRLFGVEARISGGRSFKRDKEGVSPCLVSTSRHEITAGGRKIVGSAQRRRSGSFLQHGSVLLGPGSERIVEYLPGDLPPLDSVVTNIEEETGRRPARGDFAAAMIDAFRKRFEIVFEPLVFSEEDIRVIASMTEKKATGSLSPAGSGV, encoded by the coding sequence ATGAATCGATGGTATCTTCTTGACGATCCCCCTTCTACCGGGGCTGCCAATATGGCGGTCGACGAGTATCTCCTGGATAACCGCGGTAAATGGGGGAAGTGCCCGGTCCTGCGGCTCTATTCTTTCGATCCTCCGGCAATCACCGTTGGATTCCACCAGGATATCGCGCGGGTCGTCGATCTCGAAGCAGCCAGGCGCGGCCGGGTAGATGTGCTTAAAAGGATAACAGGTGGCAGGGCTCTTCTTCATGACGGCGAACTCACCTACTCAGTGACAGCGCCGCTTGGCGGTGTCTTTTTCCCGGCAGGGTTGCAGGAGACATTCCTTGGCATTTCTTACGCCATCGTCGACGCGATCCGTCTCTTCGGCGTCGAAGCGAGGATATCGGGAGGAAGGTCCTTTAAAAGGGATAAGGAAGGGGTCTCTCCCTGTCTGGTCTCTACAAGCAGGCACGAGATCACCGCCGGGGGAAGAAAGATAGTGGGGAGTGCGCAAAGAAGACGGTCCGGTTCTTTCCTCCAGCACGGATCGGTCCTGCTCGGGCCGGGCTCGGAAAGGATCGTGGAATATCTGCCGGGAGATCTTCCACCCCTTGACTCTGTAGTGACGAATATCGAGGAGGAGACGGGAAGAAGGCCCGCTCGAGGAGATTTTGCCGCGGCGATGATCGATGCTTTTCGGAAGAGATTCGAGATCGTGTTTGAACCACTTGTCTTTTCAGAGGAAGATATCAGAGTGATCGCTTCGATGACGGAAAAAAAGGCCACCGGGTCCCTTTCCCCGGCGGGAAGCGGGGTGTAA
- a CDS encoding ABC transporter permease — protein sequence MGRFIAGRLLQSVLLVVIVLTITFFLMHLAPGDPMAKYDDPDISPETVRMMREQLGLDRPLLEQYFRWMNSFIRGDFGVSLRFNRPVRDLLSEAIPNTLRLTVAALSLYIVIGMALGMISAVRRYTLFDRLSTVGALFVYSIPSFWLALMMILLFSLKFEILPSSHMQSIGVSDPGGFALFVDRAAHLILPAFVLGVASAAGMARYMRGSMLDVLREDYIRTARAKGLPEKSVYLKHAFRNAAIPVVTIIGMSLPFLLGGAVIIEKIFSWPGMGALMVDSIFSRDYPVVLAVNFVVTVMVILGNLAADVGYAVLDPRIASGKGSGR from the coding sequence GTGGGAAGGTTCATAGCCGGCAGGTTGCTTCAATCGGTCCTTCTGGTCGTTATCGTGCTGACGATCACATTTTTTCTTATGCATCTCGCGCCCGGCGATCCGATGGCGAAATATGACGATCCGGATATTTCTCCCGAGACGGTCCGTATGATGAGGGAGCAGCTCGGCCTCGACAGGCCCCTGTTGGAACAGTACTTCAGATGGATGAACAGTTTTATCAGGGGAGATTTCGGAGTGAGCCTGAGATTCAACAGACCTGTAAGGGATCTCCTGTCCGAGGCTATTCCCAACACGCTGAGATTGACGGTGGCCGCTCTCTCCCTGTATATAGTCATCGGCATGGCACTGGGCATGATATCGGCGGTAAGAAGATATACGCTTTTCGACAGGCTGAGCACTGTCGGGGCGTTATTCGTCTATTCCATACCTTCGTTCTGGCTCGCTCTTATGATGATCCTGCTCTTCTCGCTGAAGTTCGAGATCCTTCCCTCATCGCATATGCAATCGATAGGTGTCTCTGATCCAGGTGGTTTCGCCCTTTTCGTCGACAGAGCCGCTCACCTCATCCTCCCCGCGTTTGTTCTCGGAGTAGCGTCAGCGGCGGGGATGGCCCGGTATATGAGGGGCAGCATGCTCGATGTCCTGCGAGAGGATTATATCAGGACCGCCAGGGCCAAGGGGCTGCCCGAGAAATCAGTCTATCTGAAGCACGCCTTCAGGAACGCCGCTATACCTGTCGTCACAATAATCGGTATGAGCCTGCCCTTTCTTCTCGGAGGAGCGGTAATAATAGAGAAGATCTTTTCATGGCCCGGGATGGGAGCCCTTATGGTCGATTCGATCTTTTCGAGGGATTATCCCGTCGTTCTTGCGGTGAATTTTGTCGTCACGGTGATGGTGATCCTGGGAAACCTCGCCGCCGATGTCGGATACGCCGTTCTCGATCCGAGGATAGCTTCGGGGAAAGGTTCAGGCCGATAG
- a CDS encoding ABC transporter permease, whose translation MKRKKGKSLWSSGWIRFRSNPMGMAGAVIVLTLYLAAIFAPLIVTGDPVSHGDLPSMRHLPPGSGHPLGTDKFGRDILARVLYGSRISLTIGFVAVAISVLIGTAVGALAGYAGGVVDSIIMRIVDALMAIPRLFLLLTCIALFSRSIWLIIILLGATSWMATTRLVRAQILTVKEKEFVAAAEALGAGKRRIILRHLIPNTLTVIIISATLRIGGIILAEAALSFLGLGVPPPAPSWGQMVFQGREVLLDAWWVSTFPGLAIIITVIGYNLLGDGLRDAFDPVQFT comes from the coding sequence ATGAAAAGGAAAAAAGGGAAGAGTCTGTGGTCGTCGGGATGGATCCGATTCAGATCGAACCCGATGGGGATGGCAGGAGCAGTGATAGTGCTCACGCTCTACCTTGCCGCGATCTTCGCGCCACTCATAGTGACCGGCGATCCGGTAAGCCACGGTGATCTTCCTTCGATGCGGCATCTTCCGCCGGGAAGCGGTCATCCGCTCGGAACTGATAAATTCGGAAGGGATATCCTCGCCCGCGTCCTTTACGGATCGCGGATATCGCTAACGATCGGATTCGTGGCTGTCGCCATCTCCGTGCTGATAGGAACGGCGGTAGGAGCTCTCGCCGGGTATGCCGGAGGTGTAGTCGATTCGATAATAATGCGGATCGTTGACGCGTTGATGGCGATACCGAGGCTCTTTCTCCTCCTTACATGCATCGCTCTTTTTTCGCGTTCCATCTGGCTGATCATTATACTTCTGGGCGCGACAAGCTGGATGGCGACTACAAGGCTTGTGAGGGCGCAGATACTGACTGTCAAGGAAAAGGAATTCGTGGCGGCCGCCGAGGCGCTAGGCGCGGGAAAAAGAAGGATCATTCTGCGACACCTGATACCTAATACGTTGACAGTGATAATAATTTCAGCCACTCTCCGGATCGGAGGGATAATCCTTGCCGAGGCGGCGCTGAGTTTTCTCGGCCTGGGAGTCCCGCCCCCCGCTCCCAGCTGGGGTCAGATGGTCTTCCAGGGCCGCGAGGTCCTGCTCGATGCCTGGTGGGTCTCTACATTTCCAGGTCTCGCTATAATTATAACGGTCATCGGATACAACCTCCTCGGAGACGGGCTCCGGGACGCGTTCGATCCGGTCCAGTTCACCTGA
- a CDS encoding ABC transporter ATP-binding protein, which yields MDRLLDVRELTTEFQTYEGRARAVDRFSFQVGHGETVGLVGESGCGKSVTALSIMRLISDPPGRITGGSIFFEGKDLLSIPEKEMRKIRGNDIAIVFQEPLTSLNPVFTCGEQIREAIGLHQRLGKRESRAKAVEMLRLVRIPDPDRRYSSYPHQMSGGMRQRVMIAMALSCQPKLLIADEPSTALDVSVQAQIMELLVDLRERMSMAVLLITHDLSVVAQMAERVIIMYAGTAVEEAPVTDIFSDPRHPYTEGLLASIPRIEAGKARLKVIPGRVPDPMNLPSGCRFSDRCPKREERCFLNDPPLFMTGEKHFVKCWLSEGEAR from the coding sequence ATGGACAGACTGCTCGATGTAAGGGAATTGACGACCGAATTCCAGACGTACGAGGGACGGGCCAGAGCGGTAGACCGCTTCTCGTTTCAGGTCGGCCATGGAGAGACGGTCGGTCTTGTGGGAGAATCGGGATGCGGTAAAAGCGTCACGGCACTTTCGATAATGAGGCTGATCTCCGATCCTCCGGGAAGGATCACCGGAGGCTCGATATTTTTTGAAGGAAAAGACCTCCTGTCGATCCCGGAAAAGGAAATGAGAAAGATCCGGGGAAACGATATCGCCATAGTATTCCAGGAACCCCTGACCAGCCTCAATCCGGTTTTCACCTGTGGAGAACAGATACGCGAAGCGATCGGCCTTCACCAGCGGCTGGGAAAGAGGGAGTCGCGCGCGAAGGCTGTGGAGATGCTCCGGCTTGTCAGGATCCCCGATCCCGATCGGAGGTATTCGAGCTATCCTCATCAGATGAGCGGGGGGATGAGGCAGAGAGTAATGATCGCGATGGCCCTGAGCTGTCAGCCGAAACTCCTGATAGCCGATGAACCGAGCACGGCCCTGGATGTCTCCGTCCAGGCGCAGATCATGGAACTTCTAGTCGACCTGAGGGAGAGGATGTCGATGGCGGTTCTGCTGATCACGCATGATCTTTCGGTAGTCGCTCAGATGGCCGAGAGGGTGATTATCATGTACGCCGGTACGGCGGTCGAGGAAGCGCCCGTTACCGATATCTTCTCCGATCCGAGGCATCCCTACACGGAGGGGCTTCTTGCTTCGATCCCAAGGATTGAAGCCGGGAAGGCGAGGCTCAAGGTGATACCCGGCCGCGTTCCCGATCCGATGAACCTTCCATCGGGATGCAGGTTCAGCGACCGTTGCCCGAAAAGGGAGGAGAGATGTTTTCTGAACGACCCGCCACTGTTCATGACGGGTGAAAAACACTTCGTAAAATGCTGGCTTTCCGAGGGGGAGGCAAGATGA
- a CDS encoding ATP-binding cassette domain-containing protein: MGTGEPRAQKAVEEEPVLRASGIKKYFNVSSSFFLNRKVVIKAVDGVDISLMKGKTLGLVGESGCGKSTLSRVLLRLEEPDEGSIEIDGTDFLALKGGHLRKSRRKIQMIFQDPYSSLNPRLTAGSTIGEGIRIHKLAGGSEIKRKVESLLQKVGLPLSAAGKYPHEFSGGQRQRIGIARALAVEPKIIVADEPVSALDVSVQAQIINLLRDLQSTLGLTYLFVAHDLGVVGHISDSVAVMYMGKIVESASSEDLFSEPLHPYTQGLLASIPSIRPTGRKIRAAIRGDLPSPVDIPAGCAFHTRCPHAMDRCLVEMPDLKTGEDGRSVRCWLHS, translated from the coding sequence ATGGGTACAGGGGAACCGCGCGCGCAGAAGGCCGTTGAAGAAGAACCGGTACTGAGGGCTTCGGGGATAAAGAAATATTTCAACGTTTCTTCCTCTTTCTTTCTGAACAGGAAAGTCGTGATCAAGGCGGTGGACGGAGTGGACATCTCCCTGATGAAAGGAAAGACACTTGGACTCGTCGGCGAATCCGGTTGCGGGAAGAGTACTCTTTCGAGGGTTCTTCTGAGGCTTGAAGAACCGGACGAGGGGTCGATAGAGATCGACGGGACGGATTTCCTCGCGCTGAAAGGCGGGCATCTGCGCAAATCGAGAAGAAAGATCCAGATGATATTCCAGGACCCGTATTCATCCCTCAATCCGAGGCTTACCGCCGGAAGTACGATAGGCGAGGGTATAAGGATACACAAGCTCGCTGGCGGCAGTGAGATAAAGAGAAAAGTGGAGTCGCTCCTTCAGAAGGTCGGTCTGCCCCTTTCCGCAGCTGGAAAATATCCTCATGAATTCTCCGGCGGGCAGAGGCAGCGCATCGGTATCGCGAGGGCTCTTGCCGTCGAACCGAAGATCATCGTCGCTGACGAACCTGTCTCGGCCCTCGACGTCTCGGTCCAGGCCCAGATAATCAACCTGCTGAGGGATCTTCAGTCGACTCTCGGGCTGACGTACCTTTTCGTGGCGCACGATCTTGGAGTTGTCGGACACATCAGCGACTCGGTCGCCGTGATGTACATGGGTAAGATCGTCGAATCAGCCTCTTCCGAAGATCTTTTCTCCGAGCCGCTCCATCCCTACACGCAGGGATTGCTTGCCTCGATTCCATCGATCAGGCCGACCGGCAGGAAGATCAGGGCGGCTATCAGGGGAGACCTGCCAAGCCCCGTGGATATTCCCGCTGGATGCGCCTTTCACACGAGGTGTCCCCACGCGATGGATCGATGCCTCGTGGAGATGCCGGATCTCAAGACCGGCGAAGATGGCAGATCGGTACGATGCTGGCTCCATTCATGA
- a CDS encoding HDOD domain-containing protein, with protein sequence MTEIFVGRQPIFDKKLNVIGYELLYRASEEDLHACITDNNDASSQVILNTFMSIGLERLAGDRLVFINLSEGFFRGDFPFPLDPEKIVVEILEGMTLDKSLVDSIRDFAARGYRLALDDVVDIDHISNLIDIAEIAKIDIRQIRPGRLVLLVEKLKERGLKIVAEKIETMAEYEYCYKLGVDYFQGFFFEKPNTVKGKRMPSSSASIMRLLARLHDPDVTVTEIKEIISHDVSISYKLLRLMNSASFSLSRKIESIHEAVVMFGFERIRSWLSLLLLSKIEESSGELMTVAMIRGKMCEIITEDLDPESAERGFITGLFSVLDALLSVPMGEILPMLPLADEIKDALLIRKGFLGNSLASVIAHERWEWNELGGGEISEELLNSAYLRALDWTTEILAGK encoded by the coding sequence ATGACCGAGATATTTGTCGGCAGGCAGCCGATATTCGACAAAAAACTGAATGTCATCGGGTACGAGCTTCTTTACCGGGCCAGCGAGGAAGATCTGCACGCCTGTATAACCGATAATAACGATGCTTCATCGCAGGTCATTCTGAACACTTTCATGTCGATCGGGCTCGAGCGGCTTGCCGGCGACAGGCTCGTTTTCATAAATCTCTCCGAAGGATTTTTCAGGGGAGATTTCCCCTTTCCCCTCGATCCTGAAAAGATAGTCGTCGAGATCCTTGAAGGAATGACGCTTGACAAGAGCCTGGTCGATTCGATAAGGGATTTCGCGGCCAGGGGGTACAGGCTGGCTCTTGACGACGTGGTCGACATCGACCACATCAGCAACCTGATCGATATCGCCGAGATCGCAAAAATAGATATAAGGCAGATAAGACCGGGCCGACTGGTCCTCCTGGTCGAGAAACTTAAGGAGCGGGGTCTGAAGATAGTCGCCGAGAAGATCGAGACGATGGCGGAATACGAGTATTGTTATAAACTTGGCGTCGATTATTTCCAGGGGTTCTTTTTTGAAAAACCGAATACTGTAAAGGGAAAACGGATGCCGTCGTCATCGGCCTCGATAATGCGCCTTCTCGCCAGGCTCCATGATCCCGACGTGACCGTCACGGAGATCAAGGAGATAATAAGCCATGACGTGTCGATCAGCTATAAACTTCTCAGGTTGATGAATTCGGCGAGTTTCTCGTTATCGAGGAAGATCGAATCGATCCACGAGGCTGTCGTGATGTTCGGGTTTGAGAGGATCAGATCATGGCTATCCCTTCTGCTTCTCTCGAAGATCGAGGAATCGTCGGGTGAATTGATGACAGTCGCCATGATCAGGGGAAAGATGTGCGAGATCATCACCGAAGACCTCGATCCCGAATCAGCGGAACGCGGTTTTATCACGGGACTCTTTTCAGTTCTCGACGCGCTTCTTTCGGTGCCTATGGGCGAGATACTTCCCATGCTGCCCCTTGCCGACGAGATCAAGGATGCCCTCCTTATCAGGAAAGGCTTTCTGGGTAATTCCCTCGCTTCAGTCATCGCCCACGAGAGATGGGAATGGAATGAACTCGGTGGCGGTGAGATCAGCGAAGAGCTTTTAAACAGCGCATATCTTCGCGCGCTCGACTGGACGACTGAGATACTGGCCGGCAAATAA
- a CDS encoding V-type ATP synthase subunit I: protein MAVSRMLKVQILGHTALKDEIKSYLRETGVVEITDVSFEDGDSSPRQEDLREIQAKLEQAESVIEFLDRYSEPLTFFEKVARVPLEISEGKLADLAEKVSVEQVYEECNTLQGTIRSMSDSLARSAELAGSLTPWRDLDVPLEDLKTEGYNVQFWTIQDKVADRNLERFRERFEFCDCSEFHRENGKSYIAVIVANELYAEVIEAMKETGAHHHGFEKLEGTPAAIIDAQEGLRSEYRENIARAEERARALASRRDEICLLADHYREMIGLSSVEERFYYTDSTFILEGWVRALDRKRLEKEFLKKVDEIEVVFREPLKDEEPPICLDNGRASRPYEFVTTLYGRPIYREVDPTPLLAPFFILFFAMCLTDAGYGLTLAALTAVIIMRFKPSGGAGLLMRVLFVGGLVTAGVGIIAGGVFGLNASVFPPWLQKFVFIDPLREPMKMLNISFIMGLVHMIFGMGVRFVANIRAKLFSDAVFDDLVWMLFLIVLAPLGYTGILNGSLPDQVMEVSKWGSVGLAAVIFLTGGRRQGSFVKKILTGLVRFYDVIGYFGDVLSYARLLALGLATSAIAIAVNDIAAMVKGMPFYTGYIAMILILIGGHTFNLAVNTLGAFVHSGRLQYLEFFSKFFTGGGREFRPFKSERKFSVLKKTDNRS from the coding sequence GTGGCAGTAAGCCGGATGCTGAAGGTCCAGATCCTCGGACACACAGCGCTCAAGGATGAGATAAAATCGTATTTAAGAGAGACCGGCGTGGTCGAGATCACGGACGTCTCTTTCGAAGACGGCGATTCTTCACCCCGACAGGAAGATCTCAGGGAGATCCAGGCGAAACTCGAGCAGGCTGAATCTGTGATCGAATTCCTTGATCGATACTCAGAGCCGCTTACATTCTTTGAGAAGGTGGCAAGGGTGCCACTGGAGATATCCGAAGGTAAGCTTGCCGACCTGGCGGAGAAAGTGTCGGTGGAGCAGGTCTACGAAGAGTGCAATACGCTCCAGGGAACGATACGCTCGATGAGCGATTCCCTGGCGAGGAGCGCCGAGCTTGCAGGGTCCCTGACTCCGTGGAGGGATCTTGACGTTCCACTCGAGGATCTTAAGACCGAAGGGTATAATGTCCAGTTCTGGACGATCCAGGACAAGGTGGCCGATCGGAACCTTGAACGCTTCAGGGAGAGATTTGAATTCTGCGATTGCTCTGAATTTCACAGGGAAAACGGTAAATCTTACATTGCGGTGATCGTTGCCAACGAGTTATACGCGGAAGTGATCGAGGCGATGAAGGAGACAGGGGCGCATCATCACGGGTTTGAAAAACTGGAAGGGACCCCCGCCGCGATAATAGACGCCCAGGAGGGATTGCGTTCGGAATACAGGGAGAATATAGCCCGGGCCGAGGAACGCGCCCGTGCTCTTGCCTCGCGGCGCGACGAGATCTGCCTGCTTGCCGATCACTATCGGGAAATGATCGGCCTCTCATCGGTCGAGGAAAGATTCTATTATACTGACAGTACATTCATCCTGGAGGGATGGGTAAGGGCTCTTGACAGAAAACGGCTTGAAAAAGAGTTCCTGAAGAAAGTGGACGAGATCGAAGTGGTTTTCCGCGAGCCGCTTAAAGACGAAGAGCCTCCGATTTGTCTCGATAACGGCAGAGCCTCGCGGCCTTACGAGTTCGTCACGACTCTCTACGGCCGTCCGATATACAGGGAGGTCGATCCGACACCCCTTCTTGCTCCGTTTTTTATCCTCTTTTTCGCGATGTGCCTGACAGATGCGGGGTACGGATTGACTCTTGCCGCGCTGACGGCGGTAATAATAATGAGATTCAAGCCATCAGGCGGAGCGGGTCTTCTGATGAGAGTCCTTTTTGTCGGGGGACTTGTGACGGCGGGAGTCGGGATCATAGCTGGAGGCGTATTCGGGTTGAACGCTAGTGTTTTCCCTCCCTGGCTGCAAAAATTTGTTTTCATCGATCCCCTCCGGGAACCGATGAAGATGCTCAATATCTCGTTTATAATGGGACTTGTTCATATGATATTCGGCATGGGAGTAAGATTCGTTGCCAATATCAGAGCGAAACTCTTTTCCGACGCGGTCTTCGACGACCTGGTCTGGATGCTTTTCCTGATCGTCCTTGCTCCGCTTGGATATACCGGTATCCTCAATGGATCACTTCCCGATCAGGTGATGGAAGTGAGCAAGTGGGGATCGGTCGGCCTTGCCGCTGTCATCTTCCTTACCGGCGGACGCAGACAGGGATCTTTCGTAAAGAAAATCCTGACCGGCCTGGTCAGGTTCTACGATGTAATAGGGTATTTCGGGGATGTGCTCTCTTACGCCCGTCTTCTGGCGCTTGGCCTGGCGACAAGCGCTATCGCGATCGCCGTAAATGATATCGCGGCGATGGTCAAGGGGATGCCTTTTTATACCGGTTATATAGCCATGATACTTATATTGATCGGCGGCCATACATTCAATCTGGCCGTTAACACTCTCGGCGCCTTTGTACATTCGGGCAGGCTTCAGTACCTCGAGTTCTTTTCAAAATTCTTTACCGGCGGAGGCAGGGAGTTCAGGCCATTCAAGAGTGAAAGAAAATTTTCTGTGCTTAAAAAAACGGATAACAGATCATAA